The nucleotide sequence GCCATTCGTCATTCCCCCCAACCAGTTGCGGGCATAGACTCCTTCCTGAATGCCATCGAACAAATCTTGAACGGGGGTGTTTCCCCGCTCAATCCAGGTATTGGTCATCCGCACAATGGGGGGATAGTGGTAATTGAGGCAACGGGCATTGCCTGTTGCCTCTTCCCCCAGCTTGCCGGCGGTTTCACGGGAGTGGAGCCGCCCCACCAGAACCCCGTCTTGAATTAACTGTGTGGTGCTGGCAGGTGTTCCCTCGTCGTCATAGTAATAGCTACCCCGATGGCCCACCGGAGCCGCTCCATCAAAGATTTGGAGATCCTCTGGACCAAACCGCCGCCCCAGGCTCATCACCTCCAGCAGATCGGGGTTTTCGTAGGTCATATCTGCCTCTGACAGGTGTCCAAATGCCTCATGCACAAACAATCCGGTCAGAATCGGGTCAATTACCACTGTATAGGTGTTGCCTTTGACGGGCGGCAGTGCCAGGGAGTCCACGGCCCGCTGGGCGGCACTCCGCACCTGGGCATCCAACCCCACCAGATCTTCGTAAGCCTTTCGGGATCCCGTTGTCTCACGCCCGGTCTGAACCGTCTCCCCATTCCGGGCCGTTGCCGCGAACCGCATTTCCATATCCACCCAGGATTGCTCTAACAGGGTGCCTTCTGAAGTCACCAGGATCATGCGCTGGGCACTGTCGCCATAACGCACTGAAACCGTCGCCACCTTCGAGCTTACACTTCTGAGAATTTCGCCGTAGTGCTGGCAAAGCGCTTTCTTGTCCGCTAAGGGAATCTGGCGTGGATCCGTACCCGTCAGGGGCAGGATGCAGGTATCCTGGATGGTCGGGATGGGGGCCAGTAGCGTTTCTTCATCGCCGACCAGGCGGGCAGCGGAAATTGCTTCTTCAATGCGTTCTGTCAGTGTCGCCAACTGGTTAAAGCTGGCAAAGCCCCAGCCTCCCTTATGGCAAGCCCTCACCTGTCCGCCAATCGAAATCCCCTCGCTTAAAGTTTCGATTTTGTTCCCTCTTAACAAGATATCTGCGCCTTCCGCGGCTTCCAGACGAATGGCCAGATAATCCACTTGCGCACGGTAGCGAGCAACGAGATCAGACAGTAAATCCTTGATATGAGCGGGCAGGTTAGCCATAGCAGACCATCGAGTATGGGGTGAACTGCTTCCATTCTGCAATTATTTACGTGCGGTTGCAAAAGGGTGGTGGGATTCCCGGCGGATACGTCCGCTTTGTCCTGGTTCAGAGGGTGAGCAGAGCAGACTGGTGGATGATGGCTGTCACAGGGTATTGTCTGCAACCAGTGTTAAGGACAACTTCCATTACAGGCAGGCACCTTTCACCGCAGGTTAGAGTAGGGTTAAAGTACTCTGTCATTACCCTCTGAATCTATGAACCTATCGTTTAAGCAATTGGCAACCTATGTCGCATTACTGGCAGTGGGCGGGGGGGCTGGAGTTGTAGGCAGCCAATATCTGATCAACCAGCCGTCATCAGAAAACTACTCCAGTTTTCCGACTGTGCTCAAGCCGCACTCCGGTTCTGGGGACCAAACAACTGCAACAGCGGCTAACAATCCAGGTAGTTCCAACTTTATTGCAGCGGCTGTGGAGAAGGTGGGACCGGCAGTGGTGCGAATTGATGCTGCCCGCAGAATTGCTAACGACTTTCCAGATGCGCTTCAGAATCCGCTGTTTAGACGATTCTTTGGGGGGGATTTACCGGTTCCCAGGGAACGGGTAGAGCGGGGGACAGGGTCTGGATTTATCTTATCAGCCGATGGGCGGCTGGTAACCAATGCTCATGTTGTGGCAGGCACCAATACGGTGGAAGTTACGCTTAAGGATGGGCGCACCTTTGAAGGAGAGGTGGTTGGGGCTGACCCGGTGACGGATGTGGCTGTGGTCAAGATTAATGCCAGTAATCTGCCTGTGGTTACCCTGGGACGCTCTGATAATCTGGTGCCTGGACAGTGGGCGATCGCGATCGGCAACCCCCTGGGTCTGGATAACACGGTAACCGCTGGTATTATCAGTGCCACAGGTCGTTCCAGTTCCCAGGTGGGGGTGCCCGATAAGCGGGTGAGCTTTATTCAAACGGATGCGGCCATTAATCCTGGCAACTCGGGTGGGCCGTTGTTGAACGACCGGGGTGAAGTGATTGGCATCAACACGGCGATTCGGGCAGATGCCCAGGGGCTGGGGTTTGCCATTCCAATTGAGACGGCTAAGCGTGTTGGAGAGCAACTATTTGCGAAGGGACGGGTAGAACATCCCTATTTAGGCATTCAAATGGTTGATTTGACGGCAGCCTTGCGGAAAGAAATCAACGAAGACAGGGGGACTGATTTCAAGGTCAATCAGGATGAAGGGGTGCTGATTGTGCGGGTGTTTGAAAATTCTCCGGCGGCGCAATCTGGATTGCAACAGGGGGATATCATTCAGAAAATTGATGGCAAACAGGTGAAAACTGCCGGAGATGTACAGGCGAGGGTGGAAGCGAGTGAAATTGGTTCTTCGTTGCAGGTTGAAATTAATCGCAACGGTCAGGTTCGCACGGTTCAGGTGAAGCCTGGAGCTTTTCCTGCGAACAATAAATCCTGAATTGACCTGCAATCTGATTGCGCCCCTGTAACTTGGCGCGATAGAGTGCCTCGTCGGCACTGGCAATCAAATCCTCCAGGGTGGACTGATGACTGGGGATGATGGTGGCAACGCCGCCGCTAAGGGTGAGATGGTGGCTGATCCGAGAACCTGCATGGGCGATCGCAGCCAGTTCCACTTTCGCATGGATTTCCCTGGCGATATGCATGGCACCTTCCAGGGGAGTATTGGGCAGAATCACGGCAAACTCTTCTCCGCCATAACGCACAGCCAGATCAGCCGGACGTTTGATGGTTTCTTCGATCAATCTGGCAACGCGCTTCAGGCATTCATCGCCTGATTGATGCCCATAGGTGTCGTTATAGCTTTTGAAGAAATCAATGTCCAACAGGATCAGGGACAAAAACCCCTGTTCTCGCCTGAGCCGCTGCCACTCTTGATGCAGAAACTCATCAAAGCAGCGCCGGTTAGCCAGTTGGGTCAGGCTGTCAATGGATGCCAGACGGCGGAGTTCTCGATTGGCAATTTCTAGCTGCTCCATCAACACTCGTTCGTGCTCCATGGTTTGCCGGAGTTCTGTCATTGCCCAGGTTGCCTGCAAAATTCGCCGCACTCGCTGCCTCAATACCGCCCAGTGAACGGGTTTGGTAACATAGTCCACGGCTCCTGCGTTAAACGCCCAATCGACGGATTCCTGGTCGTTTAAGGAGGTAATCATTAACACCGGAGGGCAGCGTTCGCCAAACATAGTTCGCAGGCTGGCACAGCAGGTAAACCCATCGATACCCGGTAGAATGGCATCCAGCAAAATCATATCGGGTAATTGCTGCTGGCATAGATCCAGGCATTGCTCTCCGCTGATCGCTTCGATCACCTGGTAGCCTTCTTTCTGCATGGCATGGCTTAACATCATGCGCAGCGTTTTCTCATCGTCAACGATGAGGATATGGGCAAGTCTGGTGGATAACTCAACCCACGTCATGCTTGCCTCCGAGAATAGAGATCCAGAGCGACTTCTACCCGTTTGTACTCTGCCTGGATTGCACTCAAGATGGGTGCCGCTGTTGATAGGGTGTTGGCCCGCCCCAGATTCTCCAAATTTTCACAGAACCTGGCTAGACAGGTGGCACCAATGGCCGCACTGAGCGATCGCAGGGCATGGGCTGCTTTATGCAGCGACGCTGCATCCTGTTGCAGGAGCGCATTGGCGATCGCCTCCAGACGCAGGGGGGCATCTTCCAGATAGCTTTCGATGATTTCAGCCACCAGCAGGTCTTCATCATCACTGGCAATGGCTTTCAGCCGCTGAAGGACCTGAGTATCCAGGGTAGGAACCTCCTCCGGAGTCATTGCGCCGATTAAATGTTCGGCGGGATTCGGTGTTGTTTCTGGCTGAAAAGCCAATGGATGAGCACTCCACTGGGCATAAACCTCATAAAACCGGTTGAAGGCTGCCACTAAGTTATCCACCACAATGGGCTTGGTAATATAGTCATTCATGCCAGCATTCAGGCACCGTTCGCGATCGCCCTGCATGGCGTAGGCAGTCATCGCAATAATCCAGGGGTGATGGGGTGACCCTATCTGGCGAATGCGGCGGGTTGCCTCCAACCCATCCATGCCCGGCATCTGCACATCCATAAAAACAACATCAAAAGGCTGCTGGTTGAGTGCCTCTAACGCCTCCTGTCCGCTGCTGGCAACTTCCGGTTGGTAACCCAGCCGTTTCAGCATTCTAAGAGCAACTTTCTGATTGACCACAATATCCTCAACCAGCAAAATTCGTAGGGGCAGCGGTTGAATGGTGAGTGAGCAGGTTTCGATCGATT is from Leptothermofonsia sichuanensis E412 and encodes:
- a CDS encoding HhoA/HhoB/HtrA family serine endopeptidase, producing the protein MNLSFKQLATYVALLAVGGGAGVVGSQYLINQPSSENYSSFPTVLKPHSGSGDQTTATAANNPGSSNFIAAAVEKVGPAVVRIDAARRIANDFPDALQNPLFRRFFGGDLPVPRERVERGTGSGFILSADGRLVTNAHVVAGTNTVEVTLKDGRTFEGEVVGADPVTDVAVVKINASNLPVVTLGRSDNLVPGQWAIAIGNPLGLDNTVTAGIISATGRSSSQVGVPDKRVSFIQTDAAINPGNSGGPLLNDRGEVIGINTAIRADAQGLGFAIPIETAKRVGEQLFAKGRVEHPYLGIQMVDLTAALRKEINEDRGTDFKVNQDEGVLIVRVFENSPAAQSGLQQGDIIQKIDGKQVKTAGDVQARVEASEIGSSLQVEINRNGQVRTVQVKPGAFPANNKS
- a CDS encoding GGDEF domain-containing response regulator — protein: MTWVELSTRLAHILIVDDEKTLRMMLSHAMQKEGYQVIEAISGEQCLDLCQQQLPDMILLDAILPGIDGFTCCASLRTMFGERCPPVLMITSLNDQESVDWAFNAGAVDYVTKPVHWAVLRQRVRRILQATWAMTELRQTMEHERVLMEQLEIANRELRRLASIDSLTQLANRRCFDEFLHQEWQRLRREQGFLSLILLDIDFFKSYNDTYGHQSGDECLKRVARLIEETIKRPADLAVRYGGEEFAVILPNTPLEGAMHIAREIHAKVELAAIAHAGSRISHHLTLSGGVATIIPSHQSTLEDLIASADEALYRAKLQGRNQIAGQFRIYCSQEKLQASPEPCEPDRCD
- a CDS encoding TldD/PmbA family protein, producing the protein MANLPAHIKDLLSDLVARYRAQVDYLAIRLEAAEGADILLRGNKIETLSEGISIGGQVRACHKGGWGFASFNQLATLTERIEEAISAARLVGDEETLLAPIPTIQDTCILPLTGTDPRQIPLADKKALCQHYGEILRSVSSKVATVSVRYGDSAQRMILVTSEGTLLEQSWVDMEMRFAATARNGETVQTGRETTGSRKAYEDLVGLDAQVRSAAQRAVDSLALPPVKGNTYTVVIDPILTGLFVHEAFGHLSEADMTYENPDLLEVMSLGRRFGPEDLQIFDGAAPVGHRGSYYYDDEGTPASTTQLIQDGVLVGRLHSRETAGKLGEEATGNARCLNYHYPPIVRMTNTWIERGNTPVQDLFDGIQEGVYARNWLGGMTNGEMFTFAAGEAWMIRNGEIAEPVRDVTLSGNAFKTLADIEAIGDDFFWDESGGCGKGGQSGLPVGCGGPSLRISNVIVGGEAI